The proteins below are encoded in one region of Meriones unguiculatus strain TT.TT164.6M chromosome 18, Bangor_MerUng_6.1, whole genome shotgun sequence:
- the Dtwd1 gene encoding tRNA-uridine aminocarboxypropyltransferase 1: MIHALETEHFGSKKKMALNPSVFPRESEANNANCIETKQSHAASIASEDPLQNLCLASQEVLHKAQQSGRSRCLKCGGSRMFYCYTCCVPVENVPTELIPLVQLPLKIDIIKHPNETDGKSTAVHAKLLAPDSVSIYTYPCIPEYEGKDHEVVLVFPGPQAISIKDVSFHLQKRIESQGKGKADDFDMPPFKLKRPKVEEGCDLNESACEGPALKRAVFIDSTWSQTNQIASDERLRELLQVELKTRKTCFWRHQKGKPDTFLSTIEAIYYFLVDYHSDMLKEKYKGQYDNLLFFYSFMYRLIKNAKGSGEKATPKAIH, encoded by the exons ATGATACATGCTTTAGAAACGGAACATTTtggttcaaagaaaaaaatggctcTCAATCCATCTGTATTTCCTCGAGAAAGTGAAGCGAATAATGCAAATTGTATAGAAACAAAACAGTCGCACGCCGCTTCCATAGCTTCGGAAGATCCCCTTCAGAACCTGTGCTTAGCGTCTCAGGAAGTGCTTCATAAGGCCCAGCAGAGTGGCAGGTCCCGCTGTCTCAAGTGTGGAGGCTCCAGGATGTTCTATTGCTACACATGCTGCGTCCCCGTGGAAAATGTGCCCACCGAGCTGATCCCGCTTGTGCAG CTTCCGTTGAAGATCGATATCATTAAGCATCCGAATGAAACAGACGGCAAAAGCACAGCTGTGCACGCAAAGCTCTTAGCGCCCGACTCTGTGAGCATTTACACATACCCGTGCATTCCAGAGTATGAAGGGAAGGACCATGAG gTTGTACTTGTTTTTCCTGGGCCTCAGGCTATCTCAATTAAAGATGTCTCTTTTCATCTGCAAAAAAGGATTGAAAGTCAAGGTAAAGGCAAAGCTGATGACTTTGACATGCCACCTTTTAAACTCAAGAGACCTAAGGTGGAGGAAGGCTGTGATCTGAATGAGAGTGCTTGCGAAGGCCCAGCGTTGAAAAGAGCTGTCTTTATCGACAGCACGTGGAGCCAGACCAACCAGATAGCCTCCGATGAGCGGCTGCGGG aGTTATTACAAGTTGaactgaaaacaagaaaaacttGCTTTTGGCGCCATCAAAAAGGGAAGCCAGATACTTTCCTTTCCACAATTGAAGCCATTTATTACTTCCTGGTAGACTACCATAGTGACATGCTGAAAGAGAAGTACAAAGGACAATATgacaatcttttatttttctactctTTTATGTACCGCTTGATAAAGAATGCCAAAGGCTCGGGAGAGAAGGCAACCCCAAAAGCCATCCATTAG